CGATCGACCTGAGGATATCTATCATCCCCACGATCTACGGGGAAAAGGTCGTCATGAGGATCCTCGACAGGAGCGGCGTTGTCTTTGACCTCGACAGGATGGGTTTTGAGACAGACGACCTTGCGGCGCTGCAGAAGGCGATCAACAGCCCCTATGGCCTTGTCTTTATCACGGGCCCCACAGGGAGCGGGAAGTCCACAACGCTCTATGCCATACTCCAGGAGATCAAGTCATCGACAAAGAACATCATTACCGTGGAAGACCCTGTAGAATACAGGCTGGACGGCATTAACCAGGTACAGGTAAAACCCGAGATCGGTCTTACCTTCGCTGCGGCGCTGAGAAGTTTTTTGAGGCAGGACCCTGATATCATGCTTGTCGGTGAGGTGAGAGACCTCGAGACGGCCGAGATATGCGTCCGTTCAGCACTGACAGGACATCTCGTCCTCTCCACGCTCCATACGAACGATGCCCCATCGGCGGTGACACGGCTCATCGATATCGGGGTTGAACCCTATCTCCTGGCGCCTACAATTCTCATTGTCATCGGTCAGCGGCTGGTCCGCAAGCTCTGCCCGGAATGTAAAGAGGCATACACGCCTACCGTGAAGGAGCTCGGGAGCGCGCAGTTGAGGGCTGAAGTGGTATACAGGGCGAAAGGTTGCCCGGCCTGCGGCAATACTGGATACAAGGGAAGAACACTCATCGCCGAGGTAATGCCGATCTCTGAGGATATTAAGATCATGGTCTCTCACGGCGTGTCCTACCAGGAGATACGGAACCTGGCCAAGGGATTAGGGATGTCGACGCTCTACGAATCGGGCCTGCGGAAGGTAGAGCAGGGGATCACCAGCCTGGAAGAGGTCTTCAGCGTCACACTGGGAATATAGAAGTGAAACGTGAAAACACCCGTAATTCGTGAATCGTAATTCGTAATTGGATGAAACCGGTGAAAAGTGAAACGTAATGGGTAATAAGTCCCCGCACCTTGTGCTCTTCCTCTTACGTCTCACGAATTACGAATTACGGTTGTTCTTCCCTTACGACTCACGACTCACGGGTTTCCGTCTCACACGATCTCTTTGTGGTACATTTGCAGCGATTTTACCTCAGTGCCTGTTTTTTGCTTAATGTATGCTTTGATACCCTCTGCCGCTGCCTTTGCCGCGGACGCTGTCGTTATGTATGGCACCTTGTGTTTGATCGCTGCTTTCCGGATATATGAGTCATCATACATGCTGCTTTTGCCGATAGGCGTGTTGATGATAAGCTGTATCTCCTTGTTGTGGATCGCATCGACGATATTAGGTCTCCCTTCGTGGACCTTTTTAATGAACGTCGATTCCACGCCGTTCTCCTCAAAGAATTTGTGTGTTCCTTCCGTTGCAAGGATATTAAATCCTGCCTCTTTCAGGTATTGTGCCACACCGAGGATATCCTTTCTTTCCTTTGATGTCACGGTGATGAGCACCGTTCCCTTATCGGGCAATTTCTGACCGGCTGCCTCCTGTGATTTAAAGAAAGCGAGACCGAAGGAATCCGCCATGCCGAGGACTTCTCCTGTAGACTTCATCTCCGGTCCAAGTGTCGGGTCCACTTCGGGGAACATATTGAAAGGGAATACCGCTTCCTTGACGCCGACGTGGGGGTAGCTTTTCTGTTTGAGGTTCATATCCCTCAATTTTTTGCCCAGCATGATCTGTGTCGCGATCCGTGCCATCTGCACCCCGGTAACCTTTGATACAAGGGGTACGGTCCTGCTTGCCCGTGGGTTTGCTTCGAGAATATAGACTATATCGTTTGCGATCGCGTACTGGATGTTCATGAGACCCACAACGTTGAGCTCAATGGCTATCTTCTTCGTATATTCATTGATCGTCCTGATGTATTTATCCGAGAGCGTTCTCGGCGGGATCGCACATGCGCTGTCTCCTGAATGGACTCCCGCAAGCTCAATGTGCTCCATGATGGACGGCACAAAGGCGTCTTCGCCGTCAGCGATGGCATCAGCCTCAACCTCAATGGCATTTTCAAGGAATTTGTCGATCAGGATAGGACGCCCCGGCCATATCTCCACGGCGGCATTGATATAGGATGTGAGCATATCATCATCGTAGACGATCTCCATGCCGCGGCCGCCCAGGACATAGGATGGTCTCACCATGAGGGGGTAACCGATCCCGTGTGCCACGGAGAGGGCCTCTCCGAGGGCTGTTGCCGTTCCGCTCTCGGGCTGCGGGATCCCGAGTTTGTGCATCACGTTTTTAAAACGTTTCCTGTCCTCGGCCAGGTCTATACTCTCCGGTGATGTCCCGAGGATCTTTACGCCGGCCTCTTCAAGCTCCTTCGCGATGTTCAGCGGTGTCTGCCCGCCGAACTGCACGATAACCCCGATGGGCTTCTCCTTGTTGTAAATGCTGAGGACATCCTCGACGGTGAGGGGCTCAAAATAGAGTTTGTCAGAGGTGTCATAATCGGTTGATACCGTTTCCGGGTTGCAGTTTACCATGATCGATTCATACCCTTCATCCCTGAGGGTAAATGCCGTGTGAACGCACGTATAATCGAACTCAATCCCCTGACCGATCCTGTTGGGACCTCCGCCGAGGATCATCACCTTGGGTCTGTCACTGACGTCTACCTCGTCAGGTGCGTTATAGGTGGAATAGTAGTATGCCGCATCAGCGCCGCTCACAGGCACCTTGCACCAGGCCTCTGCCTTGCCCAGCGCGATCCTCCTACCCCTGATCGTTTCTTCGCCGGTGCCGAGGATCTGCGCAAGGTACTTGTCCGAGAAGCCGTCTTCCTTTGCCTTTATAAGGAGGGCATCAGGCAGTTCCCTGCCCTTATATTTCAGCATCTCTTCCTCGAGCTCCACGAGCTCCTTCATCTGCCGGATGAACCACCGTTTGATCTTTGTCCTTTCAAAGAGCTTGTCCACGGTGGCGCCCTTCCGCAGCGCCTCGTACATGATGAACTGCCTTTCAGACGACGGTTCATTGAGGAGCCTCATCAGTTCGTCAAGGGGCAGTTCGTTGAAATTGCTTGCAAAGCCCAGCCCGTACCGTTTGATCTCCAGAGAGCGTATCGACTTCTGAAAGGCCTCTTTGTAATTTTTCCCGATGCTCATGACCTCGCC
The genomic region above belongs to Syntrophorhabdaceae bacterium and contains:
- a CDS encoding ATPase, T2SS/T4P/T4SS family, translated to MTKKMKRDPSRTRLGEILLKERFIRQEQLDIAIEIQEADGGHLGEILVNRGMVREEDVALALSQQFNIPFISSKAGTLRPEDGQSLEMLISKQVAVRNTILPISRDKNTLTCAMFDPHDFMLVDELRKITGCDISPVVATRSDILKAIEEFYGIIDLAKGGGPRLYGIDRLRQTSPESDDDSLSLDSIIARAKAAPVVKLVDLMLWQAIDQRASDIHIEPFEGRISLRYRVDGKLYDITPPPRHLYLPIVSRIKILSKLDISEKRLPQDGTFMVKLGDRTIDLRISIIPTIYGEKVVMRILDRSGVVFDLDRMGFETDDLAALQKAINSPYGLVFITGPTGSGKSTTLYAILQEIKSSTKNIITVEDPVEYRLDGINQVQVKPEIGLTFAAALRSFLRQDPDIMLVGEVRDLETAEICVRSALTGHLVLSTLHTNDAPSAVTRLIDIGVEPYLLAPTILIVIGQRLVRKLCPECKEAYTPTVKELGSAQLRAEVVYRAKGCPACGNTGYKGRTLIAEVMPISEDIKIMVSHGVSYQEIRNLAKGLGMSTLYESGLRKVEQGITSLEEVFSVTLGI
- the carB gene encoding carbamoyl-phosphate synthase large subunit, translating into MFKKIEGINKVLIIGSGPIIIGQACEFDYSGTQACKALRAAGYSIVLVNSNPATIMTDPGMADVTYIEPLTVDILEKIIAKERPQGLLPNLGGQTGLNLAADLSRKGILKKYGVQIIGVQADAIERGEDRSEFKKTMAKLGIPMPESALAYSVEEALEIADRLGYPVVVRPAYTLGGTGGGITYNKEELKVIASRGISASLIGQILIEEAVLGWEELELEVVRDADNNMITVCFIENIDPMGVHTGDSFCSAPMLTISEELQQKLQEYSYRIVEAIQVIGGTNIQFAHNPDDGRVVVIEINPRTSRSSALASKATGFPIAFISAKLAGGYKLSDIPYYRGGTLDKYTPSGDYVVIKFARWAFEKFREAEDKLGTQMKAVGEVMSIGKNYKEAFQKSIRSLEIKRYGLGFASNFNELPLDELMRLLNEPSSERQFIMYEALRKGATVDKLFERTKIKRWFIRQMKELVELEEEMLKYKGRELPDALLIKAKEDGFSDKYLAQILGTGEETIRGRRIALGKAEAWCKVPVSGADAAYYYSTYNAPDEVDVSDRPKVMILGGGPNRIGQGIEFDYTCVHTAFTLRDEGYESIMVNCNPETVSTDYDTSDKLYFEPLTVEDVLSIYNKEKPIGVIVQFGGQTPLNIAKELEEAGVKILGTSPESIDLAEDRKRFKNVMHKLGIPQPESGTATALGEALSVAHGIGYPLMVRPSYVLGGRGMEIVYDDDMLTSYINAAVEIWPGRPILIDKFLENAIEVEADAIADGEDAFVPSIMEHIELAGVHSGDSACAIPPRTLSDKYIRTINEYTKKIAIELNVVGLMNIQYAIANDIVYILEANPRASRTVPLVSKVTGVQMARIATQIMLGKKLRDMNLKQKSYPHVGVKEAVFPFNMFPEVDPTLGPEMKSTGEVLGMADSFGLAFFKSQEAAGQKLPDKGTVLITVTSKERKDILGVAQYLKEAGFNILATEGTHKFFEENGVESTFIKKVHEGRPNIVDAIHNKEIQLIINTPIGKSSMYDDSYIRKAAIKHKVPYITTASAAKAAAEGIKAYIKQKTGTEVKSLQMYHKEIV